One segment of Candidatus Neomarinimicrobiota bacterium DNA contains the following:
- a CDS encoding TldD/PmbA family protein, whose protein sequence is MTRRDFIKAGTAGVILAGMPLTLTNCLKRPGSAAPKNLGEYFSFFGVDEEIIRKILETALSEGGDYADLFFEYSTGNSVVMENDTVNRAYIESSLGMGVRVLKGEKTGYSFTEEITPEKMQSVARTAAKIAGSPGQKDVKILKERELPHYYPIITRWENVSIKKRIQMLRFVNNEMLKRDSRIQATQLNFSDNERLILIATSEGVLAGDYQPMTRFNAFCVAEEKGRRENNGFNLSARQDINWYTRDKLMYLAREAVKRTIALFDAVPAPAGEMPVVLAAGSAGILLHEAIGHGMEADFNRKGISIFSDRMNKKVAEPIVSIVDDGTNLNIRGSINVDDEGIPGQKTHLVENGILRSYMHDRISAKYYGLKPTGNGRRESFKFPPQPRMRNTYMLNGPHTFEEIIQNTTRGIYADQFLNGEVHIGAGDFTFYVKSGYMIENGKLTQPVKDINIIGNGPDVLSKITMVANDLKLAEGGWTCGKGGQSVPVSQGIPTCKVSSITVGGKNI, encoded by the coding sequence ATGACCCGTCGGGATTTTATCAAAGCCGGAACGGCAGGCGTTATTCTTGCCGGAATGCCCCTGACGCTTACTAATTGTCTGAAGCGTCCCGGCAGTGCAGCACCAAAAAATCTGGGGGAATATTTTTCCTTTTTTGGAGTAGACGAAGAGATCATCCGCAAAATACTTGAAACAGCCCTGTCTGAGGGAGGAGATTATGCAGATCTCTTTTTTGAATACTCAACGGGGAATTCGGTGGTGATGGAAAATGACACCGTAAACCGGGCATACATCGAGTCCTCTCTCGGGATGGGTGTCCGGGTTTTAAAAGGGGAAAAGACCGGATATTCTTTTACGGAAGAGATTACACCGGAAAAGATGCAGAGTGTGGCGCGGACTGCGGCCAAAATTGCCGGAAGTCCTGGACAAAAAGACGTCAAAATCCTGAAAGAGAGAGAACTTCCCCATTATTACCCAATCATCACCCGCTGGGAAAATGTATCTATTAAGAAGCGGATTCAGATGCTGAGATTCGTAAATAATGAAATGTTAAAAAGGGATTCCCGGATCCAGGCAACACAATTAAATTTTTCGGATAATGAACGCCTGATTCTCATTGCCACATCAGAGGGGGTCCTTGCGGGGGACTATCAGCCCATGACCCGTTTTAATGCCTTTTGTGTGGCAGAAGAGAAAGGTCGCCGTGAAAACAACGGTTTTAACCTTTCAGCCCGGCAGGATATCAATTGGTACACCCGAGACAAATTGATGTATCTGGCCCGTGAAGCCGTCAAACGCACTATTGCCCTTTTCGATGCCGTACCGGCACCTGCCGGAGAAATGCCCGTTGTTCTTGCCGCCGGCAGTGCAGGGATACTTCTTCACGAAGCCATCGGTCATGGTATGGAAGCTGATTTCAACCGGAAAGGGATCTCCATTTTTTCAGACCGGATGAATAAGAAAGTTGCCGAACCCATTGTTTCCATTGTAGATGACGGAACCAACCTCAACATCCGGGGCTCCATCAATGTGGACGACGAAGGGATTCCCGGTCAAAAAACACACCTTGTGGAAAACGGGATTCTTCGTTCCTACATGCATGACAGGATCAGCGCCAAATATTACGGGCTTAAGCCCACCGGGAACGGTCGCCGGGAATCCTTTAAATTTCCGCCCCAACCCCGGATGCGCAACACCTATATGCTCAACGGTCCACACACTTTTGAAGAAATCATCCAAAACACAACCCGGGGTATTTATGCAGATCAGTTCCTGAACGGTGAGGTTCATATTGGTGCCGGAGATTTCACCTTCTATGTAAAATCCGGGTATATGATTGAAAACGGAAAACTGACTCAGCCTGTGAAAGATATTAACATTATCGGCAACGGCCCGGATGTTCTGAGTAAAATCACCATGGTGGCCAATGATCTGAAACTGGCAGAAGGCGGCTGGACTTGCGGAAAAGGCGGCCAATCGGTCCCCGTATCCCAGGGTATCCCAACCTGCAAGGTTTCTTCCATAACCGTGGGTGGTAAAAACATTTGA
- a CDS encoding PD40 domain-containing protein, protein MSAKRLMILAFIIIWSFPLRAQFGKNKVQYDTFDWKYIQSNHFDIYYHDDNYKIAESAAREAEQAYTSIRNLLNWPLQKRYAIILYNSHKAFQQTNTYSGDVSEGTGGFTELFKNRIVLPFEGSYRDFRHVIHHEMVHAVMNDMYFGGSIQSIISGAVTLDLPLWLAEGTAEYESLRWDTQADMFMRDFAFNGQFPPMWALDGYYAYKGGQSIIRFIHETYGMEKLTDFYGSLKATHSVPRSIKRIFNMSEEDFTAEWHKYIQKTYWPDIDFAEDILNISVRLTDHNELGNYQNIAPALSPDGSRIAFLSDRNGYADIFTMRAEDGKDVKKIVSGQRKAKLEELKWLSPGISWSPDSKKIVFAAKSGPSDALVVVDVKTKKQTFYPIEELNGIYSTDWHPRENIIVFSGNNGCQNDIYTYHLDTKTLTNLTRDHTSSVNPIWAPDGKSILYINEKRRSLPLQSFRHPYQNDVWRITYPEGVKEAVTQTDWDEDYAICAPDGKTIIYTSDENGIFNVWIKPETAEPYAVTNILGGVFHLDISRDGGTMVLTAFQNGGWDIYRINEPLSLFPRDLNITEFRKHHYTIETTEPLAYKSAPDQSVSVKKTMPATVSDMEKPERQGEYSKFIFIPHHRQDAFTKGDSVALDSALILTETGDYKVHEYKTRFSLDLVDSQVGYSTFYGIQGQTVFLFSDMMGDHQIGIGTELYIDLKNSDYSISYAYLKNRLNFAATYYNDSNHYYTYYLTDYGYAIRFTRYRNYGLMAGISYPFDRYRRLEYTQTLSTISREVMDIYESYEDFDHSFRSTVSTLAYVKDNVLWSYTAPMDGTRWRVQFDFSPNINTDTPAFNTLSLDFRKYWKFNFDYHIGFRLTSGYSWGRNPQTFLIGGVDNWLNYRYNTNAPIFGTSSRNFSDDMTLYYFSRFVTPVRGTPYFAKYGDKFTVVNAELRFPFLEYAKFRFPLPLNLWQIRGVLFMDAGTAWYDDLTLIQNPDLWPFNNKFQDLIASTGTGIRIYLGYFLLRVDMAWEYDGNGFSKPRYLFSLGGDF, encoded by the coding sequence ATGTCCGCTAAACGTCTGATGATTCTTGCCTTTATAATCATCTGGTCTTTTCCCCTCCGGGCTCAGTTCGGGAAAAACAAGGTCCAGTATGATACGTTTGACTGGAAATATATTCAAAGCAATCACTTCGATATTTATTATCATGATGATAACTATAAGATTGCCGAGTCTGCCGCCCGGGAGGCAGAACAGGCCTATACCAGCATACGCAATCTGTTGAACTGGCCTCTGCAAAAGCGTTATGCAATTATTTTATATAACAGCCACAAAGCTTTTCAACAGACAAATACCTATTCAGGAGATGTTTCCGAAGGTACCGGAGGTTTTACGGAGTTGTTTAAAAACCGTATCGTTCTGCCTTTTGAGGGAAGTTACAGGGACTTCCGCCATGTGATTCATCATGAAATGGTCCATGCGGTTATGAATGATATGTATTTCGGCGGATCTATCCAATCGATCATTTCCGGTGCCGTAACCCTTGATCTTCCCCTGTGGCTGGCCGAGGGGACGGCCGAATATGAATCCCTCCGTTGGGATACACAGGCGGATATGTTTATGCGCGATTTTGCCTTTAACGGGCAGTTTCCACCCATGTGGGCTCTGGACGGGTATTATGCCTACAAGGGCGGTCAGTCCATCATACGCTTTATTCACGAAACCTATGGGATGGAAAAACTGACCGACTTCTACGGCTCCCTTAAAGCCACTCACAGCGTCCCCCGTAGTATCAAGCGCATTTTTAATATGTCCGAAGAGGATTTTACCGCTGAATGGCATAAATATATCCAAAAAACCTACTGGCCGGATATTGATTTTGCCGAAGATATTTTGAATATCAGTGTCCGGCTGACCGATCACAATGAACTTGGGAACTATCAGAATATCGCACCGGCCCTGAGTCCGGATGGATCCAGAATTGCCTTTCTCAGCGACCGGAATGGCTATGCGGATATTTTTACCATGCGTGCTGAGGATGGGAAGGATGTTAAGAAAATTGTTTCAGGTCAGCGGAAAGCAAAGCTTGAAGAACTCAAATGGCTTTCTCCGGGTATCAGCTGGTCTCCCGATTCTAAAAAGATCGTCTTTGCCGCAAAAAGCGGTCCTTCCGACGCTCTTGTGGTGGTGGATGTAAAAACTAAAAAACAAACCTTTTATCCTATAGAAGAACTGAACGGAATCTATTCAACGGATTGGCATCCCCGGGAAAATATTATTGTCTTTTCCGGAAACAACGGTTGCCAAAATGATATTTATACCTATCATCTGGATACCAAAACCCTCACGAATCTCACCCGCGATCATACCAGCTCCGTGAATCCTATATGGGCACCGGATGGCAAATCCATCCTTTATATTAACGAAAAACGCCGCAGCCTGCCCCTTCAGTCTTTCCGCCATCCCTACCAGAATGATGTCTGGCGCATTACTTATCCCGAAGGGGTCAAAGAAGCCGTGACACAGACAGACTGGGATGAAGATTATGCCATTTGTGCCCCTGATGGGAAAACGATTATTTACACGTCCGACGAGAACGGGATTTTTAATGTGTGGATTAAACCGGAAACCGCCGAACCCTATGCCGTGACAAATATTTTAGGCGGTGTTTTTCACCTGGATATCTCACGGGACGGCGGTACCATGGTTTTAACGGCTTTTCAAAACGGCGGATGGGATATCTACCGGATTAACGAGCCTCTGTCTTTATTCCCCAGGGACCTGAATATAACTGAATTCAGAAAACATCATTATACCATTGAAACCACCGAACCCCTGGCCTACAAATCTGCCCCGGATCAGTCGGTATCCGTTAAAAAGACCATGCCGGCAACAGTCAGTGATATGGAAAAACCGGAAAGACAGGGTGAATACAGCAAATTTATCTTTATTCCCCACCACAGACAGGATGCCTTTACAAAAGGGGATTCCGTTGCTCTGGATTCAGCACTCATCTTAACCGAAACGGGCGATTACAAAGTCCATGAGTATAAAACCCGATTCTCCCTGGATCTTGTGGATAGCCAGGTGGGATATTCCACTTTTTACGGAATCCAGGGACAAACGGTATTCCTTTTCAGTGATATGATGGGCGACCATCAGATAGGTATCGGGACAGAATTATATATCGATTTGAAAAATAGTGACTACTCCATCAGTTATGCATATCTGAAAAACAGACTCAATTTCGCCGCCACATATTATAATGATTCCAATCACTACTATACCTACTATCTTACGGACTACGGGTATGCTATCCGTTTCACCCGGTACCGTAATTACGGATTGATGGCAGGGATATCCTATCCCTTCGACCGCTACAGGCGTCTTGAATATACACAGACCTTGTCAACAATCAGTCGTGAAGTGATGGACATATATGAATCTTACGAGGATTTTGACCACTCCTTCCGAAGCACCGTTTCCACACTCGCCTATGTGAAAGACAATGTCCTCTGGTCTTATACGGCCCCCATGGACGGGACCCGCTGGCGGGTACAGTTTGATTTTTCTCCCAATATCAATACGGATACACCGGCCTTCAACACCCTCTCTCTGGATTTCAGGAAATACTGGAAATTCAATTTTGATTATCACATTGGTTTCCGCCTGACCAGTGGGTACTCCTGGGGACGAAATCCCCAAACATTTCTCATCGGAGGTGTGGATAATTGGCTCAACTACCGCTATAACACGAATGCTCCCATCTTTGGCACATCGTCAAGAAATTTCAGTGACGATATGACCCTTTATTACTTTTCCCGTTTTGTCACTCCTGTCCGGGGAACGCCCTATTTTGCCAAATACGGAGACAAATTCACGGTGGTCAATGCCGAACTCCGCTTCCCCTTCCTGGAATATGCAAAATTCCGCTTTCCCTTACCGTTGAATCTCTGGCAAATCAGGGGTGTGCTTTTTATGGATGCGGGAACAGCCTGGTATGATGATTTAACCCTGATTCAGAATCCGGATTTGTGGCCTTTTAACAATAAGTTTCAGGATCTCATTGCATCAACGGGAACGGGAATTCGTATTTACCTTGGTTATTTCCTGCTGCGCGTCGATATGGCCTGGGAATACGACGGCAATGGCTTTTCCAAACCCCGCTACCTCTTTTCTCTGGGAGGGGATTTCTAA
- a CDS encoding penicillin acylase family protein: MRLKHKLVWIVFVLVIAVAVSGILYLNRLKKQALPRLEGELVLAGLENPVTVYRDEWGVPTLEAQCEDDLYRAVGYVMASDRLWQMDLLRRVTQGRLSEIFGKDFVETDLLMRTLRMTEKSLKILESTKNPDILTALESFSAGVNAYIETHRDKLPPEFVILGYKPEPWEPVHSANLIGYMAWDLTMPYSSEIILYKIGRKLGHDYYRELIPDITAQYSVVHEELSGADLPDIGAVLQDATQKLDRLGVVVFHGSNNWVVGPDRSETGAPLFANDMHLGLSSPGIWYPMHQYVSDGLHVSGVVLPGQPFVIAGHNERVAWGMTNVMVDDMDFYLEKVSDENPEFYEFKGEWKAFEIQKEKIPVKGEKPIEMSILFTHHGPVISDFKRTGDDVITMKWLGYDLSRELEGVYALNRADDWNDFREAARGFVSVSQNIAYADVDGNIGLQTCAGIPIRKKGDGLMVVPGWTGEYEWEGIVPFEERPYSFNPSTGTISSANNKTTDEAYPHHISYWYALHYRIDRIREMLNSKDKLSTRDFMRMHTDYQSVMVRDYLPGLLKVVHAHRGELTPSETGALNLLRTWSGSMEASEAAPAVFDHFYVTLVRNLFLDEMGDSLFTEYSRSSYLSRYAADKIWENHGGIWVDDIKTKGTKETLEDIIWMTFQDVVADLEDKLGNDPQSWEWGDLHTLALSHPLGSVKMLDRVFHLNGESYPVPGSFHTVCPFAYSLANPYSVNHGASQRHIYNLADWDKSYVILPTGSSGNPASPFYLNQTEMYLKGDYRKDFFTMNKVKESAKYILTFTNSR; this comes from the coding sequence ATGCGGTTGAAACATAAGCTTGTATGGATTGTTTTTGTTTTAGTGATTGCAGTGGCCGTGAGTGGAATTCTTTACCTGAACCGGCTAAAAAAACAGGCCTTGCCCCGCTTAGAGGGTGAATTAGTTCTCGCGGGTCTGGAGAATCCTGTTACGGTATACCGGGATGAATGGGGTGTTCCTACATTGGAAGCCCAATGTGAGGACGATTTGTACCGGGCTGTTGGGTATGTGATGGCATCGGATCGTTTATGGCAGATGGATTTGCTTCGGAGGGTGACTCAGGGACGGTTGTCTGAAATATTCGGAAAGGATTTTGTAGAGACCGATCTGTTGATGCGGACCCTCAGGATGACAGAAAAGAGCCTGAAAATTCTTGAAAGCACAAAAAACCCCGATATTCTGACAGCTCTGGAGTCCTTCTCTGCCGGGGTGAATGCCTATATAGAAACCCACCGGGATAAACTCCCGCCGGAATTTGTTATCCTGGGATATAAACCGGAACCCTGGGAGCCGGTCCATTCCGCCAATCTCATCGGGTATATGGCCTGGGATTTGACCATGCCTTATTCCTCAGAAATTATCCTGTATAAAATCGGCCGGAAACTGGGACATGATTATTACCGTGAGTTGATCCCGGATATCACTGCTCAATATTCGGTTGTCCATGAAGAGCTTTCCGGTGCTGATTTGCCGGATATAGGTGCTGTGCTTCAGGATGCCACTCAAAAACTTGACCGCTTGGGCGTGGTTGTTTTTCACGGAAGTAACAATTGGGTTGTCGGACCGGATAGAAGTGAAACCGGTGCTCCCCTTTTTGCCAATGACATGCACTTGGGGCTGTCCTCGCCCGGTATCTGGTATCCCATGCACCAGTATGTTTCGGATGGTCTTCATGTCAGCGGTGTTGTTCTGCCGGGACAGCCTTTTGTGATTGCCGGACACAATGAACGCGTTGCCTGGGGAATGACCAATGTGATGGTGGATGACATGGATTTTTATCTGGAAAAAGTCTCGGATGAAAATCCGGAGTTTTATGAGTTCAAGGGAGAATGGAAGGCTTTTGAAATCCAAAAGGAAAAAATTCCCGTCAAAGGTGAAAAACCAATTGAAATGTCGATTCTCTTTACACATCACGGGCCTGTCATCAGTGATTTCAAAAGGACAGGTGATGATGTAATTACCATGAAGTGGCTTGGATATGACTTAAGCCGGGAGCTGGAAGGTGTGTATGCCTTGAACAGGGCGGACGACTGGAATGATTTTCGGGAAGCGGCAAGGGGGTTTGTTTCCGTCAGCCAGAATATTGCTTATGCCGACGTTGACGGAAATATTGGCCTTCAGACCTGTGCAGGCATTCCGATCCGGAAAAAGGGTGACGGACTCATGGTGGTGCCGGGGTGGACCGGCGAATATGAATGGGAAGGCATTGTTCCCTTTGAAGAACGGCCATACAGTTTTAATCCTTCAACCGGGACTATTTCATCAGCAAATAATAAAACGACAGATGAAGCATATCCCCATCATATCAGTTATTGGTATGCCCTTCATTACAGGATAGACAGAATCCGGGAGATGCTGAACAGCAAAGATAAACTTTCAACCCGGGATTTTATGCGTATGCACACAGATTACCAATCTGTTATGGTACGGGATTACCTGCCCGGATTATTGAAGGTTGTCCATGCCCACCGGGGAGAGTTAACACCTTCAGAGACCGGTGCCCTGAACCTTTTACGGACCTGGTCCGGGTCAATGGAAGCCTCCGAAGCAGCCCCGGCTGTTTTTGATCATTTCTATGTTACCCTGGTCCGGAATTTGTTCCTGGACGAAATGGGAGATTCATTGTTTACGGAATATTCACGGAGCTCTTACCTTTCACGCTATGCCGCAGATAAAATTTGGGAAAATCATGGTGGAATCTGGGTGGATGATATTAAAACAAAAGGGACGAAGGAAACTTTGGAGGATATAATCTGGATGACATTTCAGGATGTCGTGGCCGACCTGGAAGATAAACTGGGAAACGATCCACAATCCTGGGAGTGGGGGGATTTACATACTCTGGCCCTCAGCCATCCCCTGGGATCGGTGAAAATGCTGGACAGGGTTTTTCATTTGAATGGGGAGTCTTATCCGGTACCGGGCAGTTTTCATACGGTGTGTCCCTTTGCCTACAGCCTTGCAAATCCTTATAGCGTGAATCACGGTGCTTCACAGCGCCATATTTACAATCTTGCTGATTGGGATAAAAGTTATGTCATTCTCCCTACGGGAAGCTCGGGAAATCCTGCCAGTCCTTTTTATCTGAATCAGACTGAAATGTACCTGAAGGGTGATTACAGGAAGGATTTCTTTACCATGAACAAAGTGAAGGAATCTGCAAAATATATACTGACTTTCACGAACAGCCGATAA
- a CDS encoding HU family DNA-binding protein: MSLSKADLVSKIAADAGITKDQAGKALNSFLGAVEDALKAGDKLTLVGFGTFYVAERSARIGVNPATGEKINIAASKAPKFKAGKALKEAVK, from the coding sequence ATGAGTTTAAGTAAAGCTGATCTCGTAAGCAAAATTGCTGCTGATGCCGGTATCACCAAAGACCAGGCCGGAAAAGCTCTGAACAGTTTTCTCGGAGCTGTCGAGGATGCATTGAAAGCCGGTGACAAACTGACACTGGTAGGTTTTGGAACTTTTTATGTGGCTGAACGCAGCGCCCGGATCGGTGTCAATCCCGCAACCGGTGAAAAGATTAATATTGCTGCTTCCAAAGCACCAAAATTCAAAGCCGGAAAAGCTCTGAAAGAAGCTGTCAAATAA
- a CDS encoding TldD/PmbA family protein, giving the protein MQKQKDYENVLKWIEQKALKIGADAIRSVLSINSGFSINQRDNSIEKMEESIQSSLHVEIFKDNRYSYHSTNDLNPDRLESFLDKAVSMTSYLEKDEERKLPDPSLYPASRPQVNLDLVDQNLSFMSIKQKKSILNRLVQSAYAKNKQLISVTGEFWNGHSHIYGRASNGFSGKVERTYVGMSVEVSMDEPGGRKPEDWKSINARHFEDLWEPETVAAEAVKRVEQKLGAIKIDSGKKTMVVENTAVPRLLYPVIRALTGRSLFQKRSFLDGMMNRQIGSDLFTLLNDPFIPRALGSRYFDEEGIQAQKRIIFEKGTLKNYFIDSYYGNKLGMNSTSGSFSNLILSPGKLSPEELIKTVPEGIYVTQFIGGNSNSSTGDFSYGVMGHEIRNGKLVRPVTEMNISGNYPDLIKSLHAAGNDPYLFSSFRMPTLVFENVDFAGK; this is encoded by the coding sequence ATGCAAAAACAAAAAGATTATGAAAATGTGTTAAAATGGATAGAGCAAAAAGCTCTCAAGATCGGGGCTGATGCTATCCGTTCAGTACTCAGTATAAATTCGGGATTCAGTATAAACCAGCGGGATAATTCCATTGAAAAAATGGAAGAATCCATCCAGTCCTCACTCCATGTGGAAATTTTCAAAGATAATCGGTACTCATACCATTCCACCAACGATCTGAATCCGGACCGTCTTGAATCTTTTCTGGACAAAGCTGTTTCCATGACCTCTTATCTTGAAAAGGATGAGGAGCGTAAACTGCCGGATCCGTCACTGTACCCAGCATCGAGGCCACAGGTGAATCTGGATTTGGTGGATCAAAATCTTTCCTTTATGTCCATTAAGCAGAAAAAGAGTATTCTGAACCGTCTTGTTCAAAGTGCCTATGCAAAAAACAAACAATTGATATCCGTAACAGGTGAATTCTGGAACGGCCATAGCCATATCTATGGAAGGGCATCCAACGGTTTCTCGGGCAAGGTGGAAAGAACCTACGTGGGCATGAGTGTGGAAGTTAGTATGGATGAACCGGGAGGGCGAAAACCGGAGGATTGGAAATCGATCAATGCCCGTCATTTTGAGGATTTGTGGGAACCGGAAACCGTCGCCGCTGAAGCGGTTAAGCGTGTAGAACAAAAACTGGGTGCCATAAAAATTGATTCCGGTAAAAAGACCATGGTTGTGGAAAATACAGCTGTCCCCCGCTTGCTGTATCCCGTAATCAGAGCTTTAACCGGAAGATCCTTGTTCCAGAAACGCTCCTTTCTCGACGGCATGATGAACCGACAGATTGGTTCAGATCTGTTTACCCTTCTGAATGATCCCTTCATTCCCCGGGCACTTGGAAGCCGCTATTTTGATGAAGAGGGCATCCAGGCACAAAAAAGAATTATATTTGAAAAAGGGACCCTGAAAAACTATTTCATTGATTCTTATTATGGGAACAAATTGGGGATGAATTCCACATCGGGAAGCTTTTCCAATCTGATCCTCAGTCCCGGTAAATTATCCCCTGAAGAACTGATTAAAACCGTACCGGAAGGGATTTACGTAACCCAGTTTATCGGGGGAAATTCAAACTCTAGCACCGGCGATTTCAGTTATGGTGTTATGGGACACGAAATCCGGAACGGAAAATTGGTCCGTCCTGTTACTGAAATGAACATTTCCGGGAATTATCCGGATCTGATCAAATCACTCCATGCCGCAGGAAACGACCCGTATCTTTTCTCCAGTTTCCGGATGCCCACACTGGTGTTTGAAAATGTGGATTTTGCAGGGAAATAA